In Leptospira selangorensis, the following are encoded in one genomic region:
- a CDS encoding LIC_10271 family cell wall hydrolase: MREFHFIRLICFGMIFISFTSPINSAGTQLKIHTVQPKETAFSISQKYKLDWRMLLEWNGKKENEGLKVGEKLKIPQNLSYSSKIEKNLPEELPSSGSPKFHSPLKVLPPVSLPYSNLSYYPNKGVLFKASRHKDVHPIRSGKVVVLDQMDGYRKYIILEHKGGYSSVYANLRSVSVKEGETVKAGDSLGELEEGKGLYFQINQGTKAVDPIPLLKY; this comes from the coding sequence ATGCGGGAGTTCCATTTCATTCGTCTGATATGTTTCGGAATGATTTTCATTTCTTTTACTTCTCCAATTAATTCCGCAGGAACTCAATTAAAGATCCACACAGTCCAACCGAAGGAGACTGCATTTTCTATCTCCCAAAAATACAAATTGGATTGGAGAATGCTTCTAGAATGGAATGGCAAAAAAGAAAACGAAGGTTTGAAGGTGGGAGAAAAACTGAAAATCCCTCAAAACCTATCCTATTCTTCTAAGATCGAAAAAAATCTGCCTGAAGAATTACCTTCTTCCGGAAGTCCTAAATTCCATTCTCCTTTAAAAGTACTTCCTCCTGTTTCACTTCCGTATTCTAACCTTTCTTATTATCCGAACAAGGGAGTTTTGTTCAAGGCAAGCAGACATAAGGATGTACATCCGATCCGGTCCGGCAAAGTAGTTGTACTGGACCAAATGGACGGTTATCGGAAATATATTATTTTAGAGCATAAAGGTGGATACTCCAGCGTTTATGCAAATCTCAGATCCGTTTCCGTCAAAGAAGGCGAAACGGTAAAAGCGGGAGATTCCTTAGGCGAATTGGAAGAAGGTAAAGGACTTTATTTCCAGATCAACCAGGGCACCAAAGCTGTGGATCCGATCCCACTTTTGAAATACTGA
- a CDS encoding amidohydrolase family protein: MEWEIVNSKAVTPQGVLENATIRIKDGRISSISSGIPKDVLPIRINLRGNFVYPGLINAHDHLLGTYLPKVGTNRPYLNWLPWDNDLKSSVVYAERQQLEPEQLYLLGSYKNLISGVTSVLDHIPHFVQKPFLDKSPVRILERFTLSHSICSYSLGWGDGPQIEYARAKEGNLPFVTHISEGFDEESKNALKELNSLGCLGENTVLVHGIAFDSEDIKTVSKTKANLVWCPESNLFMFGKTAPIREILEAGINVSLGTDSPMSGSINIFQEIKSAREFFTKEYGKELDPKIVFKMVTENPAKALRVENDLGKLEIGKKADLLVLSSEKEDAYQTLCTADLKSVRLVVKDGKPSYGDLSLKDFFDETGVTGREIKIAGTDKYLAGDPLGLLESVTRALGYKKDLAFFPVG; the protein is encoded by the coding sequence ATGGAATGGGAAATCGTAAATTCTAAGGCCGTCACTCCTCAAGGAGTACTGGAGAATGCAACCATCCGTATCAAGGACGGAAGGATCTCCTCTATCTCCTCAGGGATCCCCAAAGATGTTCTGCCTATCCGTATCAATCTAAGGGGAAATTTCGTTTATCCCGGACTGATCAATGCTCATGATCATCTACTTGGCACTTATCTCCCTAAGGTTGGAACAAACCGTCCTTATTTAAATTGGCTTCCTTGGGATAATGATCTCAAATCTTCCGTTGTATATGCGGAAAGACAACAGCTCGAGCCTGAACAACTCTATCTATTAGGTTCTTATAAAAATCTGATCAGCGGTGTGACTTCCGTTTTGGATCATATTCCCCACTTCGTCCAAAAACCTTTTTTAGATAAATCTCCGGTTCGTATCCTGGAACGTTTTACTCTTTCTCATAGTATCTGTTCTTATTCTCTTGGCTGGGGAGACGGTCCTCAGATAGAATACGCTAGAGCAAAAGAAGGAAATCTTCCTTTCGTAACCCATATCTCCGAAGGATTCGACGAAGAATCCAAAAACGCACTGAAAGAATTGAACTCTCTCGGCTGTTTAGGAGAAAACACAGTACTCGTTCATGGGATCGCTTTCGATTCGGAAGACATCAAGACGGTTTCCAAAACAAAGGCAAACTTGGTCTGGTGCCCTGAATCCAATCTATTTATGTTCGGCAAAACCGCACCTATCCGGGAAATCCTGGAAGCGGGGATCAACGTTAGTTTAGGCACGGATTCTCCTATGTCCGGGTCTATAAATATTTTCCAAGAGATCAAATCCGCACGGGAATTTTTTACCAAAGAATATGGAAAAGAATTGGATCCTAAAATTGTTTTTAAGATGGTCACTGAAAATCCCGCAAAGGCTCTTCGGGTAGAGAACGATCTGGGCAAATTGGAAATCGGAAAAAAAGCGGATCTTTTAGTTCTTTCTTCCGAAAAAGAAGACGCATACCAAACACTTTGTACTGCGGATCTTAAGTCCGTACGTCTGGTGGTGAAGGACGGGAAACCTTCCTACGGCGACCTTTCTTTGAAAGATTTTTTTGACGAAACTGGTGTGACAGGGCGCGAAATTAAGATCGCCGGAACCGATAAATACCTTGCAGGAGACCCCCTAGGGTTGCTAGAATCGGTCACCCGGGCCCTTGGTTACAAAAAGGATTTGGCATTTTTTCCTGTCGGGTAA
- a CDS encoding cyclic nucleotide-binding domain-containing protein, giving the protein MAGPIIRTYKGGSIIYFEKDRSEDIYVLRQGRVVLTYTAIDSGYEVKEDVRLGEFFGVKSALGKYPREETAQVVGGATVLVFKLSDFETFVAEKTHLILKMMKVFSSQLRLVHKKLREILGQAEARNPAFELMNVAEVFYKNNNFEHAAYGFGKYLEHYPSGPYAGRATELQDLARKGTPYPINMPPLVYDAASTRAPMSQENLQNIMKPAAEKTNLGAGTDNTITSLYNRAHTFLNVGKFEEAAGIFKDLMVRTDFKYDSEKKLVDNALFQMGVCFLKLNNLDTASNTFSAYIKKHPSGESVKESLFHLAEIAEQQGDRQRAGMLFGKVALLPPERDSLSQKARQKAKELSA; this is encoded by the coding sequence TTGGCTGGGCCCATAATCCGAACTTATAAAGGCGGTTCTATTATTTACTTCGAGAAAGATCGATCGGAGGATATCTATGTCCTCAGACAAGGTCGAGTCGTTCTCACGTACACCGCGATCGATTCCGGTTACGAAGTAAAAGAAGATGTACGACTGGGAGAATTTTTCGGAGTCAAATCCGCACTCGGAAAATACCCTAGGGAAGAAACCGCTCAGGTTGTAGGCGGAGCAACTGTCTTAGTTTTCAAACTTTCAGACTTTGAAACATTCGTGGCAGAAAAAACTCATCTGATCTTAAAGATGATGAAGGTATTCTCCAGCCAATTGCGACTGGTTCACAAAAAATTAAGAGAGATCTTGGGCCAGGCAGAAGCTAGAAACCCTGCATTCGAGCTCATGAACGTCGCCGAAGTATTTTATAAGAACAATAACTTCGAACACGCGGCTTACGGATTCGGAAAATACCTAGAACATTATCCTAGCGGACCTTATGCGGGAAGAGCCACCGAACTACAAGATCTAGCAAGAAAAGGAACTCCTTACCCGATCAATATGCCACCGCTAGTTTATGATGCTGCTTCTACCAGAGCGCCTATGTCTCAGGAAAATCTGCAGAATATCATGAAACCTGCTGCAGAAAAAACGAATCTGGGTGCCGGCACAGACAATACGATTACTTCTCTTTATAATCGCGCTCATACGTTCTTGAATGTAGGAAAATTCGAAGAAGCGGCCGGTATTTTCAAAGACCTGATGGTCCGCACTGATTTCAAATACGATAGCGAGAAGAAGCTCGTCGACAATGCACTTTTCCAAATGGGAGTTTGTTTCTTAAAGCTGAACAATTTGGATACGGCAAGTAATACCTTCTCCGCTTATATCAAAAAACATCCATCCGGAGAATCGGTAAAAGAGTCTTTATTTCATTTGGCAGAGATCGCGGAACAACAAGGAGATCGTCAAAGGGCAGGAATGTTATTCGGCAAGGTCGCATTACTTCCTCCGGAAAGAGACAGTCTCTCCCAGAAGGCTCGCCAAAAAGCCAAGGAGCTCAGCGCCTAA